In a genomic window of Mycolicibacterium neoaurum VKM Ac-1815D:
- a CDS encoding 2-isopropylmalate synthase encodes MNSTTLIATPRFADFFDSPLPRGLRDLAAEMSWDDVAATFGSSAGPVRLLTWDRADRAYGRHTHTYTATIAVGDRITACTATAAGPLGALTAMLHDCGIRIEMLNFHQLQAGGQTATFIRSTAGVDAQWAIAWSECPHQSALRAVVASANRLAA; translated from the coding sequence ATGAACTCCACCACCCTCATCGCGACCCCCCGCTTCGCCGATTTCTTCGACTCCCCGTTGCCGCGCGGACTTCGTGACCTGGCCGCGGAGATGAGCTGGGATGACGTGGCGGCAACCTTCGGATCCAGCGCCGGACCGGTCCGGTTGTTGACCTGGGACCGGGCTGACCGGGCATACGGCAGGCACACCCACACCTATACGGCCACCATCGCCGTCGGCGACCGGATCACCGCGTGCACGGCCACGGCCGCGGGCCCTCTCGGCGCGCTGACCGCGATGCTGCACGACTGCGGGATCAGGATCGAGATGCTGAATTTCCACCAGCTGCAGGCCGGCGGTCAGACCGCCACCTTCATCCGCAGCACCGCCGGGGTGGATGCGCAGTGGGCGATCGCCTGGTCGGAATGTCCGCACCAGTCGGCGCTGCGGGCCGTTGTCGCGTCGGCGAACCGACTGGCCGCCTGA
- a CDS encoding cytochrome P450, with protein sequence MATTISTPTYLLDQAKRRFTPTLNNMPGLGTVEQRLRRHDFKQFVLAEPPAGSGLKPVLGDSGVPILGHMIETFRSGPEYLLEVYKKYGPVHYAYSPALSSVAALGPDATQAVFSNRNKDFSQKGWDPVIGPFFNRGLMMLDFEEHMFHRRIMQEAFTRSRLTGYVEHIDRVASTVIANDWVENDPRFLFYPAVKELTLDIASVVFMGHEPGSDKELVTKVNDAFTMTTRAGGAIIRTGVPPFKWWRGLQARKVLDDYFEARVKEKRDSQGTDMLTVLCHTADEDGNTFTDQDIVNHMIFLMMAAHDTSTSTLTTMAYYLAANPEWQERCREESERIGDGPLDIEALDKLETYDLVINESLRLVTPLPFNVRSTVRDTDLLGHFIPAGTSVITWPSINHHLPELWTDPEKFDPSRFAEPRNEHKRHRYAFAPFGGGAHKCIGMVFGQLEIKTVMHRLLRKYRLEPPYQGYKSKLDYGGMPVPMDGMPVILRPL encoded by the coding sequence ATGGCGACAACCATCAGCACGCCGACCTATCTGCTGGACCAGGCCAAGCGCCGGTTCACCCCCACGCTGAACAACATGCCCGGTCTCGGCACGGTGGAGCAGCGACTGCGCAGGCACGATTTCAAGCAGTTCGTGCTCGCCGAGCCACCGGCCGGTAGCGGGCTCAAGCCGGTCCTCGGCGACTCGGGCGTGCCGATCCTCGGCCACATGATCGAGACGTTCCGCTCCGGCCCCGAGTACCTGCTCGAGGTCTACAAGAAGTACGGGCCGGTCCACTACGCCTACTCCCCCGCACTCTCCAGCGTCGCGGCACTGGGTCCGGACGCGACCCAGGCGGTGTTCTCCAACCGCAACAAGGACTTCTCGCAGAAGGGCTGGGATCCGGTCATCGGCCCGTTCTTCAACCGCGGGCTCATGATGCTCGATTTCGAGGAGCACATGTTCCACCGCCGCATCATGCAGGAGGCCTTCACCCGGTCCCGGCTGACCGGTTATGTGGAGCACATCGACCGGGTCGCCTCGACCGTCATCGCCAACGACTGGGTCGAGAACGATCCGCGCTTCCTGTTCTATCCCGCGGTCAAGGAACTGACCCTGGACATCGCCTCGGTGGTGTTCATGGGTCACGAGCCCGGCTCGGACAAGGAACTCGTCACCAAGGTCAACGACGCGTTCACCATGACCACGCGTGCGGGTGGCGCCATCATCCGCACCGGTGTGCCGCCGTTCAAGTGGTGGCGCGGACTGCAGGCCCGCAAGGTGCTCGACGACTACTTCGAGGCCCGGGTCAAGGAGAAGCGCGACTCGCAGGGCACCGACATGCTGACCGTGTTGTGCCATACCGCCGACGAAGACGGCAATACCTTCACCGACCAGGACATCGTCAATCACATGATCTTCCTGATGATGGCCGCCCACGACACCTCGACATCGACGCTGACGACGATGGCCTACTACCTGGCCGCCAACCCCGAGTGGCAGGAACGCTGCCGCGAGGAGTCGGAGCGGATCGGCGACGGTCCGCTGGACATCGAGGCGCTGGACAAGCTCGAGACCTACGACCTGGTGATCAACGAATCACTGCGGCTGGTGACGCCGCTGCCGTTCAACGTGCGCTCCACGGTGCGCGACACCGATCTGCTCGGCCACTTCATCCCGGCCGGCACCAGCGTCATCACCTGGCCGTCGATCAATCATCACCTGCCCGAACTGTGGACCGACCCGGAGAAGTTCGACCCGAGCCGGTTTGCCGAGCCGCGCAACGAGCACAAGCGGCACCGTTACGCGTTCGCCCCGTTCGGCGGCGGTGCGCACAAGTGCATCGGCATGGTCTTCGGACAGCTTGAGATCAAGACCGTCATGCACCGACTGCTGCGCAAGTACCGGCTGGAGCCGCCCTACCAGGGGTACAAGTCCAAGCTGGATTACGGCGGCATGCCCGTGCCGATGGACGGTATGCCCGTCATCCTGCGCCCACTCTGA
- a CDS encoding TetR/AcrR family transcriptional regulator, whose protein sequence is MSATPEAQPETRRSRGDRQRDAIVAAVRELLGVKPFADLSVSMISERAGVARSGFYFYFDSKYDVLALIVREALAELDVLTHNFAPRDPGESPAAFAKRMVGSAAAVFATNDPIMAACTSAQTTDKQIAAIMNDFEDMVIDKIVGVVEDEVRKGTRPISDDIPALVRMLTATTAMTLSNDAAFVGRGTDPARAVDVLERLWLNALWGTAASWDE, encoded by the coding sequence ATGAGCGCCACCCCTGAAGCGCAACCCGAGACCCGGCGCAGCCGCGGAGACCGCCAACGCGACGCGATCGTCGCCGCGGTGCGCGAGTTGCTGGGCGTCAAACCCTTCGCCGATCTGTCGGTGAGCATGATCAGCGAACGCGCGGGTGTGGCGCGATCGGGGTTCTATTTCTACTTCGACTCCAAGTACGACGTGCTGGCACTGATCGTCCGGGAGGCCCTCGCCGAGCTCGATGTGCTGACCCACAACTTCGCCCCGCGCGACCCCGGCGAGTCGCCCGCGGCATTCGCCAAGCGGATGGTCGGCAGTGCCGCGGCGGTGTTCGCGACCAACGATCCGATCATGGCGGCCTGCACGTCGGCCCAAACCACCGACAAGCAGATCGCCGCCATCATGAACGACTTCGAGGACATGGTGATCGACAAGATCGTCGGGGTCGTCGAGGACGAGGTCCGCAAGGGCACCCGGCCGATCTCCGACGACATCCCGGCGCTGGTCCGGATGCTCACCGCCACCACCGCGATGACGCTGTCCAATGACGCCGCCTTCGTCGGCCGCGGCACCGATCCCGCCCGGGCGGTCGACGTGCTGGAACGCCTCTGGCTCAACGCACTATGGGGAACCGCGGCGTCCTGGGACGAGTGA
- a CDS encoding SDR family oxidoreductase: MGQPEGFAGKRILLTGAASGIGRATALKLAELGAELYLTDRDADGLATLVADAESLGAAVAAHRALDISDFEAVSAFADDVHAAHGALDIVMNIAGISAWGTVSTLSHQHWKSMIDVNLMGPIHVIETFVPPMVAAGRGGHLVNVSSAAGIVALPWHAAYSASKYGLRGLSEVLRFDLARHRIGVSVVVPGAVKTGLVQTVQIAGVDREDPRVAKWVDRFAGHAVSPEHAADKILAGVRRNRFLIYTSADIRALYAFKRVAWWPYSVAMRQVNVLFTRALRPKPRE; encoded by the coding sequence ATGGGTCAGCCTGAGGGTTTTGCCGGGAAACGGATTCTGTTGACCGGCGCGGCCAGCGGTATCGGCCGCGCGACCGCGCTCAAGCTCGCCGAACTCGGCGCCGAGCTGTACCTGACCGACCGCGATGCCGACGGGCTGGCCACGCTGGTCGCCGACGCCGAATCCCTCGGCGCCGCCGTGGCGGCGCACCGGGCACTGGACATCTCCGATTTCGAGGCGGTCAGCGCCTTCGCCGACGATGTGCATGCCGCCCACGGTGCGCTCGACATCGTCATGAACATCGCAGGCATCTCCGCCTGGGGCACGGTGTCGACGCTTTCCCATCAGCACTGGAAGTCGATGATCGACGTCAACCTGATGGGCCCGATCCACGTGATCGAGACGTTCGTGCCGCCGATGGTGGCCGCGGGCCGGGGCGGTCATCTGGTGAACGTGTCCTCGGCGGCAGGCATCGTCGCGTTGCCGTGGCATGCCGCGTACAGCGCCAGCAAGTACGGCCTGCGCGGACTCAGTGAGGTGTTGCGCTTCGACCTGGCCCGGCACCGCATCGGGGTGTCGGTCGTCGTGCCCGGCGCGGTGAAGACCGGACTGGTCCAGACGGTGCAGATCGCCGGCGTCGATCGCGAGGATCCGCGGGTGGCCAAGTGGGTCGACCGATTCGCCGGGCACGCCGTGTCCCCCGAGCATGCGGCCGACAAGATCCTGGCCGGAGTGCGGCGCAATCGCTTCCTGATCTACACCTCCGCCGATATCCGCGCCCTGTACGCCTTCAAGCGGGTGGCGTGGTGGCCCTACAGCGTGGCGATGCGACAGGTCAACGTTCTGTTCACCCGAGCGCTGCGGCCCAAACCGCGTGAATGA